The following are encoded together in the Vigna unguiculata cultivar IT97K-499-35 chromosome 2, ASM411807v1, whole genome shotgun sequence genome:
- the LOC114173077 gene encoding uncharacterized protein LOC114173077, whose protein sequence is MFKSTSTRKSPSRYEKLDKEHGGSGTSNEDFKRSTSLPSRSMASTFGEMNLQRNPTKKDSSKPKEKKIHPLLSLFDFRRKKKTTARPEFARYLEYVKEGGMWDTNSNKPVIYYK, encoded by the coding sequence ATGTTTAAATCCACAAGCACTCGGAAAAGCCCTTCCAGGTATGAGAAATTAGATAAAGAACATGGTGGCAGTGGAACTTCAAATGAGGATTTTAAGAGGAGCACGAGTTTACCTTCTCGATCTATGGCTTCAACCTTTGGTGAGATGAATCTTCAGAGAAACCCCACAAAAAAGGACAGTAGTAAACCTAAGGAGAAGAAGATTCATCCACTTCTGAGTCTCTTTGATTTTCGGCGGAAGAAGAAGACAACAGCGAGGCCTGAATTTGCTAGGTATCTTGAGTATGTCAAAGAAGGAGGCATGTGGGATACCAATTCAAATAAACCTGTCATCTATTACAAATGA
- the LOC114173560 gene encoding auxilin-like protein 1, with product MFYTLEFSLFSFPNSFCTLYFTQRSRSDHREEEEEEEEKMAHSRQPNKAAVTLSNKSNNNGTFSSSKTLYDDVYGGPPKFGVSTLSPRFEDYREIFGSFHTARASSIPLLDLPAVHDAEAFFDPRSHSFNYTEVFGALDFELPSDNLFHRHTALDAASSEESWSPEETDSFSEELDQSAINQSILNGSIFHSVDGNVGSNILYHNKVDGTSNEHMSKGKNHLSQLHAAPGFGRVYDETTQLHQTNSSYQVADDIDLDMEFSAENVKGNHPRATTVAHLGNFTFGEQTFDSDLNLQNGGSKKDSHSGEMFITVSDINLRSMPSQVPPPSRPPPVVDAKKDMCGLHSNSRVVASEETSGAVSPPFFDAEDHMNSSVTASADAMNEAMLIAEEKLRSTKELKGRKKWNRETYLKSNYDAKVNEAKMCKDITRLSSLNDETALGSYDWRHSKAKLYATDDRQELKKASPETTDNLEGKRAVNMFEEKNKMESRSSLESDRSTEVGTWKDESEFFELVGMKESEMVTQTAKQSKNLMQGIGAQKHGQKEREASNVQEKHKQVKATEENFQVEEYEKKYKATKEAREHDENIMKPEASNGKQRQREHIEREKMAKVFEEEENEKSIKIAHQHGKSEKKVTEADQSAIMEDVCEMGNREHKQAEIQKSIEVDRQTANDIQQATGLRENQKKLREVEKQQQNVNRHKHSEKMEENRKTQSEAFAIGQTDQEEKLKGSGKLEDIVERSNAAVESDYTEETEVCKSENQMKLKLGKRIQMNKGLKEARERVEIEKSLKSSFENEESDGGVLPAFRWDENGKKLKEDIELEVKEIRLKEASEQRENKAYEKDQSTKKFEDFYDGDGEGNIPPKSGDGKGIQKVMNQTPVQEQINRMLSEDQKKKVTESTSSQTFASEGNVAVSNENRHLEQSENMNKDGEMEKCKGLNKDLDDKERKDGGKMKNAEVTDETWEIESGEDLSTQSASMHEAFIRKPKVSKDYVAKMRTECKVGEKQLKGVGMENQLDNEKFSAPEQMTAGDAEHSKTQSEKEEDTVTKVDCRRSTEAAEPIVQETVNAQKTAQLFHIGQSTESKTKSINEKSAIIKDTERMKRERESEKDHLRKMEEEAEREREREKDRMAVGYKALAEARERLEKACAEARDKSYIDKETTEARLKAERAAVERATAEAQDRALEKLKSERTAFESRERLERSVSDNFCGRQDSSSSDMLDPQFQNSSSSTVSRHPYSLYGAASFSERSEREGESPQRCRARLERHRRTAERAAKALAEKNMRDLLAQKEQAERNRLSETLDAEVRRWSGGKEGNLRALLSTLQYILWPDSGWQSIPLTEVITSAAVKKAYRKATLCVHPDKLQQRGASIQQKYICEKVFDLLKEAWNKFNSEER from the exons ATGTTTTACACCTTGGAATTTTCACTCTTTTCGTTCCCAAACAGTTTCTGCACACTATACTTCACTCAGAGAAGCAGGAGTGACcatagagaagaagaagaagaagaagaagaaaaaatggcGCATTCTCGACAACCGAACAAAGCTGCCGTCACGCTCTCCAACAAGAGCAACAACAATGGGACCTTCTCCTCCAGTAAGACCCTATACGACGACGTTTACGGTGGTCCTCCGAAGTTCGGCGTTTCAACCCTCTCCCCTCGTTTCGAAGACTACCGTGAGATTTTCGGAAGCTTCCACACCGCACGTGCCTCCTCCATTCCGCTGCTTGATCTTCCCGCCGTCCATGACGCCGAGGCCTTCTTCGATCCCCGAAGCCACTCTTTCAACTACACCGAAGTTTTCGGTGCGTTGGATTTTGAGCTTCCGTCCGACAACTTGTTTCACCGCCACACTGCTCTCGACGCTGCCTCCTCCGAAGAATCCTG GAGTCCTGAAGAAACTGATTCGTTTTCTGAAGAGTTAGATCAATCTGCAATTAATCAAAGCATTTTGAATGGAAGTATTTTCCACTCTGTTGATGGTAATGTGGGGTCGAACATTTTGTATCATAATAAGGTCGATGGTACAAGCAATGAACATATGTCAAAGGGGAAAAATCACTTGAGTCAGCTGCATGCTGCTCCTGGTTTCGGAAGAGTGTACGATGAAACTACGCAATTGCATCAAACCAATTCCTCCTATCAAGTTGCTGATGATATTGATCTTGATATGGAATTTAGTGCAGAGAATGTGAAGGGAAACCACCCAAGGGCAACAACAGTGGCACATCTGGGCAATTTTACCTTTGGGGAGCAGACTTTTGACAGCGATCTAAATCTTCAAAATGGAGGAAGCAAAAAGGATTCTCATTCCGGTGAGATGTTCATAACTGTGTCTGACATAAACCTCAGAAGTATGCCCTCTCAAGTGCCTCCCCCATCTCGTCCACCTCCTGTAGTGGATGCAAAAAAGGACATGTGTGGACTTCATTCAAACAGCAGGGTGGTTGCTTCCGAAGAGACATCCGGTGCTGTTTCACCACCTTTCTTTGATGCGGAGGATCATATGAATTCGTCCGTTACAGCTTCTGCTGATGCTATGAATGAAGCAATGCTTATAGCAGAAGAAAAACTTAGGAGTACCAAAGAATTAAAAGGGAGAAAGAAATGGAATCGTGAAACCTATTTGAAATCAAATTATGATGCAAAAGTTAATGAAGCAAAGATGTGTAAGGATATCACTAGATTAAGTAGCTTGAATGATGAGACAGCGCTGGGAAGTTATGACTGGAGACATTCAAAGGCAAAATTATATGCCACAGATGACAGGCAGGAACTTAAGAAAGCTTCCCCAGAAACTACGGACAATTTAGAAGGGAAAAGAGCTGTAAACATGTTCGAGGAAAAGAACAAGATGGAATCCCGGTCATCTCTAGAATCCGATAGAAGCACAGAAGTTGGAACATGGAAAGATGAatctgaattttttgaattggtGGGAATGAAAGAATCTGAAATGGTAACTCAAACTGCAAAGCAGAGTAAGAATTTGATGCAAGGTATTGGAGCCCAAAAACATGGTCAGAAGGAAAGAGAGGCATCTAATGTGCAAGAAAAGCATAAACAAGTAAAAGCAACTGAAGAAAATTTCCAGGTGGAGGAGTACGAGAAAAAGTATAAAGCAACAAAAGAGGCTCGTGAACATGATGAAAACATTATGAAACCTGAAGCATCTAATGGGAAACAGAGGCAAAGAGAGCACATAGAAAGGGAAAAAATGGCCAAAGTATTTGAGGAGGAAGAAAATGAGAAGAGTATAAAAATAGCCCACCAGCATggaaaaagtgaaaagaaagtAACTGAAGCTGACCAATCCGCAATCATGGAAGACGTGTGTGAGATGGGAAACAGAGAGCATAAACAAGCAGAAATCCAGAAATCCATAGAAGTGGATAGACAAACAGCAAATGACATTCAGCAGGCCACGGGGCTTAGGGAAAATCAGAAGAAACTAAGGGAGGTTGAAAAGCAACAACAGAACGTGAATAGGCACAAGCATTCTGAGAAAATggaggaaaatagaaaaacacaAAGCGAAGCTTTTGCTATAGGACAAACTGACCAGGAGGAAAAACTGAAAGGTTCTGGGAAGCTGGAAGATATTGTTGAAAGATCAAATGCGGCTGTGGAATCTGATTACACTGAGGAAACAGAGGTCTGCAAAAGTGAAAATCAAATGAAATTGAAACTAGGTAAACGGATTCAGATGAACAAGGGACTGAAAGAAGCTCGTGAAAGAGTAGAAATTGAGAAAAGCCTCAAAAGttcttttgaaaatgaagaaagtGATGGAGGCGTATTACCTGCCTTCAGGTGGGATGAGAacggaaagaagcttaaggaaGACATTGAACTGGAAGTAAAAGAGATAAGACTGAAAGAGGCTTCTGAGCAGAGGGAAAATAAGGCATATGAAAAAGATCAAAGTACAAAGAAATTTGAAGATTTTTATGATGGGGATGGAGAAGGAAATATACCTCCAAAATCAGGAGACGGTAAAGGGATTCAGAAAGTTATGAATCAAACTCCAGTGCAAGAACAGATTAATAGGATGCTGAGTGAGGatcaaaagaaaaaagtcaCTGAGAGCACATCAAGCCAAACATTTGCCTCGGAAGGGAATGTAGCTGTATCAAACGAGAATAGACACCTGGAGCAATCTGAGAATATGAACAAAGATGGTGAAATGGAGAAATGTAAGGGACTGAACAAGGATTTGGATGACAAGGAAAGGAAAGACGGGGGAAAGATGAAGAATGCTGAAGTAACTGATGAGACATGGGAAATTGAGAGTGGCGAAGATCTATCTACTCAATCAGCCTCCATGCATGAAGCATTTATTAGGAAACCGAAGGTATCTAAAGATTATGTTGCAAAGATGAGAACTGAATGCAAAGTTGGAGAAAAGCAATTGAAAGGGGTAGGGATGGAAAATCAACTGGATAATGAAAAGTTCAGTGCGCCTGAACAAATGACTGCAGGAGATGCAGAGCATTCAAAAACCCAGTCAGAGAAGGAGGAAGACACAGTGACAAAGGTTGATTGCAGAAGGAGCACAGAAGCAGCTGAACCTATTGTTCAGGAGACTGTAAATGCTCAGAAAACTGCCCAGTTGTTTCATATTGGTCAATCCACAGAAAGCAAAACTAAGAGTATTAATGAAAAATCTGCAATAATTAAAGATACTGAAAGgatgaaaagagaaagagagtcGGAAAAGGATCATCTTAGAAAGATGGAAGAGGAG GCTGAGAGAgaaagggaaagggaaaagGATAGGATGGCTGTTG GGTACAAAGCATTGGCTGAGGCCAGGGAAAGACTTGAGAAGGCATGTGCTGAGGCCAGGGACAAGTCATACATTGATAAAGAAACTACAGAGGCAAGATTGAAAGCAGAACGTGCTGCTGTAGAAAGAGCAACTGCAGAGGCTCAAGACCGAGCCCTGGAAAAGTTAAAGAGTGAAAGGACTGCGTTTGAGTCCAGAGAACGGTTAGAGAGATCTGTATCTGACAACTTTTGTGGAAGACAAGACTCTTCGTCCTCA GATATGCTGGATCCACAGTTTCAGAACTCTAGCTCCTCAACGGTTTCCAGACATCCATATTCTCTTTATGGTG CTGCCTCTTTTTCTGAGAGATCAGAAAGAGAAGGTGAATCACCTCAGAGGTGTAGAGCTAGACTGGAGAGGCATCGCCGAACAGCTGAGCGTGCA GCAAAAGCTTTGGCAGAAAAGAACATGCGTGACCTTCTAGCTCAGAAGGAGCAAGCTGAGAGAAAT AGACTATCAGAGACTCTGGATGCTGAAGTAAGGAGGTGGTCAGGTGGAAAAGAAGGAAACTTGCGGGCCTTACTTTCTACATTGCAATAT ATCCTTTGGCCTGATTCTGGGTGGCAGTCAATCCCATTGACGGAGGTCATTACTTCTGCTGCTGTGAAGAAAGCTTACAGGAAGGCCACCCTGTGTGTTCATCCTGACAAATTACAGCAACGTGGAGCTAGTATTCAACAGAAATACATATGCGAAAAAGTTTTTGATCTTTTGAAG GAAGCTTGGAATAAATTCAACTCAGAGGAGCGGTAA
- the LOC114167428 gene encoding uncharacterized protein LOC114167428, with protein sequence MSSFTAVALDRLIEPGASNPVDKSSPTSIPIPNSQKLERSTKAPANKSEALRPPLKPTLYSTPEVTPLPETPSSFPPSPYIINHKRRGPSLLIKSSSDVDIHDDENANDKNFVDAVVASSAGDLHVTLKNTELVKEDKKVNGVYDGKLDNSNGADLANCPRETGSSSLTDYLLKERSLTLNLDRAREVDEDFFDPADSMSFASNTDGEENATDLSMKFSSPIGEYYDAWEEFSSTSTSQNSTHDVDTEVELRELRLSLLMEIEKRKKAEEYLNSMRSQWECIRQGLYQAGIILPAELTSVAKDEQIISDGVEDLCQQVHIARIISNTIGKGIARAEVEKEMEAQLEAKNFDIARLMERLHCYETMNKEMSQRNQEAVEMARRERQRKNKRQRWIWGSITTVIALSTAALAWSYLPMEIGSSSAERDLIPEHDDAAK encoded by the exons ATGTCAAGTTTTACTGCCGTAGCACTGGATAGGTTGATAGAGCCGGGAGCTTCAAATCCGGTTGATAAATCTAGTCCAACTTCAATTCCTATCCCGAACTCACAGAAGCTAGAGAGGAGTACTAAAGCGCCTGCCAATAAAAGTGAGGCTCTTCGTCCTCCATTGAAGCCAACGCTTTATTCCACTCCTGAGGTGACACCCCTTCCGGAAACTCCTTCCTCGTTCCCTCCTTCACCATACATCATCAACCACAAACGTCGTGGTCCAAGTCTCCTAATCAAGAGTTCCTCTGATGTGGATATTCATGATGATGAAAATGCTAATGACAAGAACTTCGTTGATGCTGTTGTTGCAAGTTCAGCTGGTGACCTCCATGTTACTTTAAAGAACACTGAACTTGTTAAAGAGGATAAGAAGGTGAATGGTGTCTATGATGGCAAACTGGATAACAGCAATGGTGCTGACCTTGCAAATTGTCCCAGAGAAACTGGAAGTAGTAGCTTAACAGATTATTTACTCAAGGAAAGGTCACTGACATTGAATCTGGACAGAGCTAGAGAGGTTGATGAAGACTTCTTTGATCCAGCAGATTCAATGAGTTTTGCAAGCAACACAGATGGAGAAGAGAATGCAACGGACCTTTCTATGAAATTTAGCAGTCCTATTGGGGAATATTATGATGCATGGGAAG AATTTTCTTCCACCAGCACGAGTCAAAATTCTACACACGATGTTGATACTGAAGTTGAATTGCGTGAATTGAGATTAAGTCTGTTGATGGAGATCGAGAAGCGGAAGAAAGCCGAAGAATATCTAAATAGCATGAGAAGCCAATGGGAATGTATTAGGCAAGGATTATATCAAGCAGGAATTATATTGCCTGCAGAGCTTACTTCTGTTGCGAAGGATGAGCAGATAATTTCTGATGGTGTGGAAGATCTATGTCAACAAGTTCATATTGCTAGGATTATATCAAATACCATTGGAAAAGGAATTGCCAGGGCGGAGGTAGAGAAAGAGATGGAAGCTCAACTAGAGGCAAAGAACTTTGATATTGCTCGACTTATGGAACGTCTCCATTGTTATGAGACCATGAATAAGGAGATGTCTCAGAGGAACCAGGAAGCAGTAG AGATGGCACGGCGTGAGAGGCAAAGGAAGAACAAGAGGCAGAGATGGATTTGGGGTTCCATCACAACTGTGATTGCTCTTAGTACTGCTGCATTAGCATGGTCTTATCTCCCTATGGAAATAGGATCATCTTCTGCTGAACGTGATCTGATTCCTGAACATGATGATGCAGCCAAGTAA
- the LOC114173471 gene encoding mannan endo-1,4-beta-mannosidase 7: protein MKHFAFVFLLAILVPQECFHATVEARDGFVRTRGTHFMLNGYPYYANGFNAYWLMYTASDPSQRFKVSNAFREAASHGLTVARTWAFSDGGYRPLQYSPGFYNEQMFTGLDFVISEARKHGIKLILSLVNNYENFGGKKQYVNWARSHGQYLTSDDDFFRSPVVKGYYMNHVRTVLNRYNRFTGTHYKDDPTIMAWELMNEPRCTSDPSGRTIQAWITEMAWFVKSIDRNHLLEAGLEGFYGQSTPQRKRLNPGFDIGTDFIANNRIPAIDFATVHCYPDQWVSSSNVQYQLSFLNNWLSAHFTDAQYAIRKPILVAEFGKSFRGSGYEAYERDEVFNAVYYKVYASAKRGGAAGGALFWQLLTGGMESFQDGYGIMLGQSSSTADLIARQSRKLYLIRKIFAKVANMRRWRRARSRAGRGFSGGSGGGNGGSHVGN from the exons ATGAAGCATTTTGCCTTTGTCTTTCTTCTGGCCATTCTGGTCCCTCAGGAGTGTTTCCATGCCACCGTGGAAGCAAGGGATGGTTTCGTCAGAACCAGAGGCACCCACTTCATGCTGAATGGATACCCTTACTATGCAAATGGCTTCAACGCCTACTGGTTAATGTACACGGCTTCTGACCCATCTCAGAGGTTCAAGGTTTCAAATGCCTTCCGAGAAGCAGCAAGTCACGGCCTTACTGTTGCTAGAACTTGGGCCTTCAGTGACGGTGGTTATAGACCCCTGCAATATTCCCCTGGTTTCTACAATGAGCAAATGTTCACG GGGTTGGATTTCGTTATATCTGAGGCCAGAAAGCACGGAATTAAGCTCATACTGAGCTTGGTGAACAACTATGAAAACTTCGGAGGCAAGAAGCAGTATGTGAACTGGGCTAGAAGTCACGGCCAGTACCTTACTTCAGATGATGATTTCTTCAGGAGCCCTGTTGTTAAGGGTTACTACATGAACCATGTCAGG ACTGTTCTTAACAGATACAACAGATTTACTGGAACCCATTACAAAGATGACCCAACAATCATGGCGTGGGAGCTCATGAATGAGCCTAGGTGTACATCGGATCCTTCAGGAAGGACTATTCAG GCGTGGATCACGGAAATGGCTTGGTTTGTGAAGTCGATAGACAGGAACCACTTATTGGAGGCAGGACTGGAAGGGTTTTACGGTCAATCAACACCACAGAGAAAAAGATTGAATCCCGGTTTCGACATAGGCACAGATTTCATTGCAAATAACCGAATCCCAGCCATTGATTTTGCAACGGTCCACTGTTACCCCGACCAGTG GGTATCGAGCTCCAACGTGCAGTATCAGCTTTCGTTCTTGAACAACTGGCTCAGTGCTCACTTCACGGACGCGCAATACGCTATAAGGAAACCGATTCTGGTAGCGGAGTTTGGGAAATCGTTTAGGGGTTCGGGGTACGAGGCGTACGAGAGGGATGAAGTGTTCAATGCAGTGTATTACAAAGTATACGCTTCGGCTAAGAGAGGAGGAGCAGCAGGGGGAGCGTTGTTCTGGCAGCTTCTGACCGGAGGAATGGAATCTTTCCAAGACGGTTATGGGATCATGCTTGGCCAGAGTTCCTCTACGGCCGATCTCATTGCACGCCAGTCTCGGAAGCTCTATCTGATTCGGAAGATCTTCGCGAAGGTTGCGAACATGCGGCGGTGGCGAAGGGCAAGATCCAGAGCCGGCAGAGGGTTTTCTGGCGGTTCTGGAGGTGGAAACGGAGGTAGCCACGTCGGCAACTAA
- the LOC114173472 gene encoding lipid phosphate phosphatase epsilon 2, chloroplastic yields the protein MAVASSISQTPFTLFQGSNCLKRRNLKNTSLPHFFSPSRSLLCSGFLSRRPLSRRNSFWVSKTMDGSVRTSAFRDGEGDENIQVFEQEAFIDGPSPLQSKFLSSEVEYKLNRLSKWIVTALFGGFILWRHDAEALWFTSGSILNALLSVLLKRILNQERPSTLKSDPGMPSSHAQSIFFAVFFVILSGVEWLGLNVFTIAISGLVLTFGSFFSYLRVSQQLHTVSQVVVGAVIGSIFSILWYWLWNGFILDAFVSSLWVRIVVVLGSVGLCIGFVLFTIRYWLQDD from the exons ATGGCGGTGGCTTCTTCAATTTCCCAAACTCCTTTTACGCTTTTTCAGGGGTCAAATTGTCTTAAAcgaagaaatttgaaaaacacTTCACTTCCCCATTTTTTTTCTCCGTCAAGATCCTTACTTTGTAGTGGATTTCTTTCAAGGAGACCTCTTTCGAGAAGGAACTCGTTCTGGGTATCCAAAACCATGGATGGATCCGTGAGAACTTCTGCTTTCAGAGATGGAGAAGGGGATGAAAATATCCAAGTGTTTGAACAAGAAGCTTTCATCGATGGACCATCCCCGCTTCAGTCAAAGTTTTTGTCGAGTGAGGTGGAATACAAGCTCAATCGACTG AGCAAGTGGATAGTAACTGCCCTCTTTGGTGGTTTCATTCTTTGGAGGCATGATGCAGAGGCCTTATGGTTTACCTCAGGGTCAATTTTGAATGCATTGCTTTCTGTTTTGCTCAAACGTATACTCAATCAGGAACGACCTTCAACCCTGAAATCTGACCCGGGGATGCCATCTTCACATGCACAATCCATATTCTTTGCTGtcttctttgttattttgtcaG GAGTAGAATGGCTTGGGCTAAATGTATTTACCATTGCCATAAGTGGATTGGTCCTGACATTTGGTTCTTTCTTT TCGTACCTGAGGGTGTCGCAACAGCTTCATACAGTGAGCCAAGTGGTTGTTGGAGCTGTTATTGGATccattttctctattttatggTACTGGCTGTGGAACGGTTTTATACTGGATGCTTTTGTATCTTCTCTATGGGTTAGAATCGTTGTTGTTTTGGGGTCTGTGGGACTCTGCAtaggttttgttttatttactaTTCGTTATTGGCTTCAAGATGACTAG